One window of the Phalacrocorax aristotelis chromosome 19, bGulAri2.1, whole genome shotgun sequence genome contains the following:
- the SCNN1D gene encoding epithelial sodium channel subunit delta isoform X2 yields the protein MEQEVAREEERKEGLIEFYDSFKDMFEFFCKNTTIHGTIRLVCSDSNRMKTAFWTLLLLASFGMLYWQFALMFSQYWAYPVVLTMSMHSEPKMFPAITICNLDPYRFELVSEHLVQLDHMAEESIAFLYGINTSASLFHMNEKNIHVRDLSSIGNLSRSSFKLSQNFSLLRMSDHSNRSGKKHSSVGFRLCNATGGNCFYKTYSSGMDAILEWYRFHYMNIMSQLPVIINISDHEEQIEDMVYSCQYDGEPCRPGDYVHFHHPVFGSCYTFNSKGTDPFWTATKPGVPYVAGVKVMIHNHNQTPFLEHEGFDIRPGIATTIGIQQDEVNRLGGNYGKCTTNGHDVNVKLLYNNSYTLQACLHSCFQHIMVRKCGCGYYYYPLPPGAEYCNYNKQPAWGHCFYQLYNRLRNHHLNCFDQCPKPCRESLYKVSAGTAKWPSAKSQDWIRQALRHQNGYNSTSNRNDIAKVTIFYQQLNYQSVNESPLLSENLLLSSMGSQWSLWFGSSVLSVVEMFELLIDTLVLSLLFCYQRFRSKKTLKVAHTPTIPSVSLTLENYRVVQEEAGKGDDSAHTHPSGVTVAADNNSDLHLQPLSSKVEMPELCPDVVLNGFRYTKDSSLEGEPHS from the exons ATGGAGCAGGAAGTGGCaagagaagaagagaggaaagaaggctTAATTGAGTTTTACGATTCCTTCAAGGATATGTTTGAGTTCTTCTGTAAGAACACAACAATCCATGGCACCATCCGCCTCGTATGCTCAGACAGCAACAggatgaaaacagctttttggaCTCTGCTTTTACTCGCCAGCTTTGGCATGTTATACTGGCAATTCGCCCTCATGTTCAGCCAGTATTGGGCCTACCCTGTTGTCCTGACCATGTCAATGCATTCAGAGCCCaagatgtttccagccattACCATCTGCAATCTGGACCCGTACAG ATTTGAACTGGTTAGCGAACATTTGGTTCAATTGGATCACATGGCAGAAGAATCTATCGCTTTTTTATATGGCATCAACACATCAGCCAGCTTATTCCACATGAATGAGAAAAACATCCACGTAAGAGACTTATCAAGCATAGGAAATCTCAGCAGATCTAGCTTCAAGCTGAGCCAAAACTTCTCACTCTTGAGAATGTCTGACCACAGTAACAGGTCAGGGAAGAAGCATTCCAGCGTGGGCTTCAGGCTG TGCAATGCCACAGGTGGGAATTGCTTCTACAAGACCTATTCGTCTGGGATGGATGCAATTCTTGAATGGTACAGGTTTCACTACATGAATATCATGTCCCAGCTGCCAGTTATAATCAACATTTCTGATCATGAAGAGCAAATAGAAGATATGGTCTATTCCTGTCAGTATGACGGGGAGCCCTGCAGACCTGG TGACTACGTTCACTTTCACCACCCAGTCTTTGGAAGCTGCTATACTTTTAACAGCAAGGGAACAGACCCTTTTTGGACAGCTACAAAACCAGGAGTTCCTTACG TAGCAGGTGTGAAAGTGATGATACACAACCACAATCAGACGCCGTTCCTTGAGCATGAAGGCTTCGACATCAGACCAGGCATCGCAACCACCATAGGCATTCAGCAG GATGAGGTGAATCGCCTGGGTGGCAATTATGGGAAATGCACGACTAATGGCCATGATGTGAATGTTAAACTCCTGTACAACAACTCCTACACCCTGCAG GCTTGTTTGCATTCCTGCTTTCAGCACATAATGGTTCGAAAATGTGGCTGTGGTTATTACTACTACCCACTGCCTCCCGGTGCTGAATACTGTAACTACAATAAGCAGCCTGCATGGG GTCACTGCTTTTACCAGCTGTACAACAGGCTCAGGAATCATCACCTGAATTGTTTTGACCAGTGCCCCAAGCCTTGCCG GGAATCACTGTACAAGGTGTCTGCTGGGACAGCTAAATGGCCATCAGCGAAGTCTCAG gactgGATCCGCCAAGCTCTAAGGCATCAGAATGGCTATAACTCCACCAGCAACAG GAATGATATCGCCAAGGTGACCATCTTCTACCAGCAACTGAACTACCAGTCTGTGAACGAGTCTCCTCTGCTCTCA GAGAATCTGCTTCTGTCCAGCATGGGAAGCCAATGGAGTCTCTGGTTTGGATCCTCAGTGTTGTCTGTAGTTGAAATGTTTGAGCTGCTTATAGATACGCTAGTCTTGTCCCTCCTCTTCTGCTACCAAAGGTTCAGGTCAAAGAAGACGTTGAAAGTAGCTCACACTCCTACCATCCCCAGCGTGAGCTTGACCCTAGAAAACTACCGAGTTGTGCaagaagaagctggaaaaggTGATGATTCCGCTCATACTCACCCTTCTGGAGTGACTGTCGCTGCGGACAACAACAGTGACCTGCATCTTCAGCCACTCTCCAGCAAGGTGGAAATGCCCGAGCTTTGCCCAGATGTGGTGCTTAATGGATTTAGGTACACGAAAGACAGCTCTTTGGAGGGGGAACCGCACAGCTAA
- the SCNN1D gene encoding epithelial sodium channel subunit delta isoform X1 — protein sequence MEQEVAREEERKEGLIEFYDSFKDMFEFFCKNTTIHGTIRLVCSDSNRMKTAFWTLLLLASFGMLYWQFALMFSQYWAYPVVLTMSMHSEPKMFPAITICNLDPYRFELVSEHLVQLDHMAEESIAFLYGINTSASLFHMNEKNIHVRDLSSIGNLSRSSFKLSQNFSLLRMSDHSNRSGKKHSSVGFRLCNATGGNCFYKTYSSGMDAILEWYRFHYMNIMSQLPVIINISDHEEQIEDMVYSCQYDGEPCRPGDYVHFHHPVFGSCYTFNSKGTDPFWTATKPGVPYGLSLILRAEQKDHIPLLSTVAGVKVMIHNHNQTPFLEHEGFDIRPGIATTIGIQQDEVNRLGGNYGKCTTNGHDVNVKLLYNNSYTLQACLHSCFQHIMVRKCGCGYYYYPLPPGAEYCNYNKQPAWGHCFYQLYNRLRNHHLNCFDQCPKPCRESLYKVSAGTAKWPSAKSQDWIRQALRHQNGYNSTSNRNDIAKVTIFYQQLNYQSVNESPLLSENLLLSSMGSQWSLWFGSSVLSVVEMFELLIDTLVLSLLFCYQRFRSKKTLKVAHTPTIPSVSLTLENYRVVQEEAGKGDDSAHTHPSGVTVAADNNSDLHLQPLSSKVEMPELCPDVVLNGFRYTKDSSLEGEPHS from the exons ATGGAGCAGGAAGTGGCaagagaagaagagaggaaagaaggctTAATTGAGTTTTACGATTCCTTCAAGGATATGTTTGAGTTCTTCTGTAAGAACACAACAATCCATGGCACCATCCGCCTCGTATGCTCAGACAGCAACAggatgaaaacagctttttggaCTCTGCTTTTACTCGCCAGCTTTGGCATGTTATACTGGCAATTCGCCCTCATGTTCAGCCAGTATTGGGCCTACCCTGTTGTCCTGACCATGTCAATGCATTCAGAGCCCaagatgtttccagccattACCATCTGCAATCTGGACCCGTACAG ATTTGAACTGGTTAGCGAACATTTGGTTCAATTGGATCACATGGCAGAAGAATCTATCGCTTTTTTATATGGCATCAACACATCAGCCAGCTTATTCCACATGAATGAGAAAAACATCCACGTAAGAGACTTATCAAGCATAGGAAATCTCAGCAGATCTAGCTTCAAGCTGAGCCAAAACTTCTCACTCTTGAGAATGTCTGACCACAGTAACAGGTCAGGGAAGAAGCATTCCAGCGTGGGCTTCAGGCTG TGCAATGCCACAGGTGGGAATTGCTTCTACAAGACCTATTCGTCTGGGATGGATGCAATTCTTGAATGGTACAGGTTTCACTACATGAATATCATGTCCCAGCTGCCAGTTATAATCAACATTTCTGATCATGAAGAGCAAATAGAAGATATGGTCTATTCCTGTCAGTATGACGGGGAGCCCTGCAGACCTGG TGACTACGTTCACTTTCACCACCCAGTCTTTGGAAGCTGCTATACTTTTAACAGCAAGGGAACAGACCCTTTTTGGACAGCTACAAAACCAGGAGTTCCTTACG GGCTTTCCCTTATCctaagagcagagcagaaggatCACATCCCACTCTTGTCTACAGTAGCAGGTGTGAAAGTGATGATACACAACCACAATCAGACGCCGTTCCTTGAGCATGAAGGCTTCGACATCAGACCAGGCATCGCAACCACCATAGGCATTCAGCAG GATGAGGTGAATCGCCTGGGTGGCAATTATGGGAAATGCACGACTAATGGCCATGATGTGAATGTTAAACTCCTGTACAACAACTCCTACACCCTGCAG GCTTGTTTGCATTCCTGCTTTCAGCACATAATGGTTCGAAAATGTGGCTGTGGTTATTACTACTACCCACTGCCTCCCGGTGCTGAATACTGTAACTACAATAAGCAGCCTGCATGGG GTCACTGCTTTTACCAGCTGTACAACAGGCTCAGGAATCATCACCTGAATTGTTTTGACCAGTGCCCCAAGCCTTGCCG GGAATCACTGTACAAGGTGTCTGCTGGGACAGCTAAATGGCCATCAGCGAAGTCTCAG gactgGATCCGCCAAGCTCTAAGGCATCAGAATGGCTATAACTCCACCAGCAACAG GAATGATATCGCCAAGGTGACCATCTTCTACCAGCAACTGAACTACCAGTCTGTGAACGAGTCTCCTCTGCTCTCA GAGAATCTGCTTCTGTCCAGCATGGGAAGCCAATGGAGTCTCTGGTTTGGATCCTCAGTGTTGTCTGTAGTTGAAATGTTTGAGCTGCTTATAGATACGCTAGTCTTGTCCCTCCTCTTCTGCTACCAAAGGTTCAGGTCAAAGAAGACGTTGAAAGTAGCTCACACTCCTACCATCCCCAGCGTGAGCTTGACCCTAGAAAACTACCGAGTTGTGCaagaagaagctggaaaaggTGATGATTCCGCTCATACTCACCCTTCTGGAGTGACTGTCGCTGCGGACAACAACAGTGACCTGCATCTTCAGCCACTCTCCAGCAAGGTGGAAATGCCCGAGCTTTGCCCAGATGTGGTGCTTAATGGATTTAGGTACACGAAAGACAGCTCTTTGGAGGGGGAACCGCACAGCTAA